A window of the Cucurbita pepo subsp. pepo cultivar mu-cu-16 chromosome LG01, ASM280686v2, whole genome shotgun sequence genome harbors these coding sequences:
- the LOC111789252 gene encoding uncharacterized protein LOC111789252 — MARLLISTRAFPFPPLPLVPARAFFRPSKLSPAVRFSGDPSAARALRVVTTRAGASTSSYIFAFSIPFSLILVTALTALKIGDNLDKKFLEELALNQAIMEEDEENKDGSSEISFEEKPALPRTRNRPKREAEV, encoded by the exons ATGGCCAGGCTCCTTATCTCCACCAGAGCCTTCCCCTTTCCCCCTCTTCCCCTGGTTCCGGCACGGGCATTCTTCAGACCCTCCAAATTGTCGCCGGCGGTCAGATTCTCCGGCGACCCATCAGCCGCCAGAGCCCTACGAGTGGTGACGACTCGTGCCGGTGCCAGCACCAGCAGTTACATCTTCGCTTTCTCTATCCCCTTTTCGCTTATTCTCGTCACTGCCCTTACCGCTCTCAAAATCGGTGATAACCTGGACAAGAAGTTTCTTGAGGAG CTTGCTCTTAATCAAGCCATAatggaggaagatgaagagaacAAAGATGGTAGTTCAGAAATCTCTTTCGAAGAAAAACCCGCTCTTCCACGAACTCGAAACCGCCCTAAAAGGGAAGCCGAGGTATAA